A single Rhopalosiphum padi isolate XX-2018 chromosome 4, ASM2088224v1, whole genome shotgun sequence DNA region contains:
- the LOC132928525 gene encoding zinc finger protein on ecdysone puffs-like, whose translation MSYNRRSGGGGNYGVGNNGNYGSSYGQNPSNNFSGSGNYGSGGVGGGGGGSGNFNGGGTGRFNNFNNYGRSPKMSPWESGVSPGGGMMPNVHPNQMALASDLLSKLLAPNQGGYGSNQNWGPNPGMVRRQESFKNQNRRRPDNRNRRPPPKKDDKKKDSKPEADKNDKSSTNETNGVKKETTDQEHVDYDGIPTAVLFCHVCQKHMWDGASFEKHVRGRPHELMMTYLDEGYKMQVELMRHQIKAAENQREIDLERMQAQNKGKAKPLFRNYCPMCNINFYGPLTGHRKSDRHRKLKQFLHPECKMCDTLFHTRLEWDDHKLSSDHLRKVGEQRRQFNPDLKDDEFELLDVIVIEDDIPSEEIPVASKLDMLDDQDMKDDDDDDDEEEQEEITKESDDNKDNEVVACTNVDKEKEENDIPKEENDTSNTENDTSMIEIDNSKEENDINKEQNDNAKEDAVVIKKEKDEKYNPANVVGRELVVKTGGYVCRICSMFMKNDEEADLHCQTASHYINFTTITKLHAKINNRKRKMKDDKKDDDDNDVNTEETETESPEKKARLDETEEDKPVVEQNGIVEPESEPMDDENMQEIKSNEICNDESKAINSEDSVVPDPVPVIADTVVADTVVETKEVVAEPESEPVKESPAPAIKTTPTRGRGGGRGRGVARRGRSSR comes from the exons ATGTCTTACAATCGTCgaagtggtggtggtggtaatTATGGCGTTGGAAATAACGGCAACTATGGAAGTTCTTATGGACAAAATCCTAGCAATAATTTTAGCGGCTCTGGCAATTATGGAAGTGGAGGAGTTGGTGGTGGAGGCGGCGGCAGTGGAAATTTCAATGGAGGTGGCACTGGTCGTTTCAATAACTTCAATAATTATGGTAGAAGCCCCAAGATGAGTCCTTGGGAGTCTGGTGTTTCTCCAGGAGGTGGAATGATGCCAAATGTTCATCCAAATCAAATGGCTCTAGCTAGTGATTTATTATCTAAGCTATTAGCACCTAATCAg GGTGGATATGGAAGTAACCAAAATTGGGGTCCAAACCCTGGAATGGTGAGAAGACAGGAATCATTTAAG AACCAAAACCGGCGCAGGCCTGATAATCGCAATCGTAGACCTCCTCCAAAAAAGGACGATAAGAAAAAGGATTCTAAACCTGAAGCGGATAAAAATGATAAGAG ttcTACTAATGAAACAAATGGTGTCAAGAAAGAAACAACAGAccaa GAACATGTGGATTATGATGGTATTCCAACAGCTGTATTATTTTGTCATGTTTGTCAAAAACATATGTGGGACGGAGCT tctttTGAGAAACACGTACGCGGTCGTCCTCATGAATTGATGATGACATACTTGGATGAAGGGTACAAAATGCAAGTAGAGTTAATGCGCCACCAGATAAAAGCAGCTGAAAATCAAAGAGAAATTGATTTAGAGCGTATGCAAGCTCAAAATAAGGGAAAAGCAAAACCATTGTTCCGTAATTACTGTCCTATGTGCAATATTAATTTCTATGGGCCTTTGACTGGACATCGTAAAAGTGATCGTCATCGC aaattGAAACAATTTCTTCATCCAGAATGCAAAATGTGTGATACGTTATTCCATACTCGTTTAGAATGGGATGATCACAAATTATCTTCTGATCATTTACGTAAAGTTGGTGAACAACGCCGTCAATTTAATCCGGACCTTAAAGACGATGAATTTGAATTGCTTGATGTGATTGTGATTGAAGACGATATACCTTCAGAAGAAATACCTGTTGCATCAAAATTAGATATGCTTGATGATCAAGATATGAaagatgacgatgatgatgatgatgaagaaGAACAAGAGGAAATTACAAAGGAATCTGATGACAATAAAGATAATGAGGTAGTTGCTTGTACCAATGTTGATAAGGAAAAAGAAGAAAATGATATTCCCAAAGAAGAGAACGATACTTCCAACACAGAGAATGATACTTCCATGATAGAGATTGATAATTCCAAAGAagaaaatgatattaataaggAACAGAATGATAATGCTAAAGAAGATGCAGTAGTTATTAAAAAGGAAaaagatgaaaaatataatcctGCTAATGTTGTTGGTCGTGAACTTGTAGTTAAGACGGGAGGATATGTATGTCGTATTTGTTCAATGTTTATGAAGAATGATGAAGAAGCAGATTTACATTGTCAAACTGCTTCACATTATATTAACTTCACTACTATCACAAAGTTACAT GCTAAAATCAATAACCGAAAGCGCAAAATGAAAGATGATAAGAAAGATGATGATGACAATGATGTAAACACAGAAGAAACTGAAACCGAATCACCTGAGAAAAAAGCTCGTTTGGATGAAACTGAAGAAGATAAACCCGTAGTTGAGCAAAATGGCATAGTTGAGCCAGAATCTGAACCTATGGATGATGAAAATATGCAAGAGATTAAATCTAATGAAATTTGTAATGATGAGTCGAAAGCAATCAATTCTGAAGATTCAGTAGTTCCAGATCCAGTTCCTGTAATTGCAGATACTGTAGTTGCAGATACTGTTGTTGAAACAAAAGAAGTTGTTGCTGAACCAGAATCTGAACCAGTAAAAGAATCTCCAGCTCCGGCTATCAAAACTACTCCAACACGTGGTAGAGGTGGAGGTCGTGGTCGAGGAGTAGCAAGAAGGGGTCGATCGAGTCGCTAA